The following proteins are co-located in the Microbacterium immunditiarum genome:
- a CDS encoding multifunctional oxoglutarate decarboxylase/oxoglutarate dehydrogenase thiamine pyrophosphate-binding subunit/dihydrolipoyllysine-residue succinyltransferase subunit — protein MSSQVTGVGVSNEGEFGANEWLVDELYEQYKVDKNSVDKAWWPILEAYHPVDADGATAPSGPTRPATEAPAPAAPAPAASAPAPAAPATAPASANGAATSSEPHPVTAPVPVIGSQPVARTTARPAAPQPIPAQAPKIKPSSTEASADEDVVTALKGLPKTLAANMDESLTVPTATSVRTVPAKLMIDNRIVINNHMARTRGGKVSFTHLIGWALIQALKDFPSQNVFYAEVDGKPSVVAPAHVNLGIAIDLPRPDGSRALLVPSIKRADTLSFGEYLASYEDLVSRARANKLTPADFQGTTISLTNPGGIGTVHSVPRLMKGQGSIIGVGALEYPAEFQGASDKTLNELAIGKTITLTSTYDHRVIQGAGSGEFLKKVHELLIGQRSFYEDIFAALRIPYAPIHWANDINVDIAERVDKTARVQELINSFRVRGHLMADIDPLEYVQRTHPDLEIESHGLTFWDLDRQFVTGGFGGKRLMKLRDILGVLRDSYCRTIGIEYMHIQDPGQRAWFQRNVEVKYQKPGHDEQLRILSKLNEAEAFETFLQTKYVGQKRFSLEGGESLIPLLDQVLQGAAEAGLDGAAIGMAHRGRLNVLTNIAGKTYGQVFREFEGSVAIGSKSGSGDVKYHLGTEGTFVADSGSELPVYLAANPSHLETVDGVLEGIVRAKQDRKPIGTFSWLPILIHGDAAFAGQGVVVETLQMSQLRGYRTGGTVHIVVNNQVGFTTTPQDGRSSVYATDVAKTIQAPIFHVNGDDPEAVVRVAQLAVQYREEFHRDVIVDLVCYRRRGHNEGDDPSMTQPHMTNLIEAKRSVRRLYTEALVGRGDITEEEYEQAKRDFQNRLEIAFAETHAAETGSSPIVEEEAVVPTVIGEPDTTGVSRSVIELVGDAFVNKPEGFTVHPKLQQLSDKRFDMSRNGAIDWAFAELLAFGSLLLEGTNVRLAGQDSRRGTFVQRHAVLHDRANSQEWLPLSNLSENQGRFWVYDSLLSEYAAMAFEYGYSVERPDALVLWEAQFGDFANGAQSVIDEYISAAEQKWGQQSSLVLLLPHGYEGQGPDHSSARIERYLQLCAQDNMTVARPSTPASYFHLLRRQAYARPRRPLIVFTPKAMLRLRGATSAVEGFTHGRFEPVLDDDRGVDKSAVRRVLLHSGKIHWDLVAELDKNPDPTIALVRIEQFYPKPIDELNMVLDKYPNAELVWVQDEPENQGAWPFIALEIVKHLNGRTIRRVSRPAAASTATGSPKVHAVEQAEVIAKALAR, from the coding sequence GTGTCGAGCCAGGTGACGGGCGTCGGTGTATCGAACGAGGGAGAGTTCGGAGCCAATGAATGGCTCGTCGACGAACTCTACGAGCAGTACAAGGTCGACAAGAACTCCGTAGACAAGGCCTGGTGGCCGATCCTCGAGGCCTACCACCCGGTCGACGCGGACGGGGCGACGGCGCCTTCGGGTCCGACCCGCCCCGCCACCGAGGCCCCTGCCCCCGCGGCACCCGCACCGGCCGCATCCGCCCCCGCTCCCGCCGCCCCCGCGACCGCTCCGGCGTCCGCGAACGGGGCGGCGACCTCGTCTGAGCCGCATCCCGTCACGGCGCCGGTCCCGGTGATCGGGAGCCAGCCGGTGGCCCGCACGACCGCCCGCCCCGCCGCACCGCAGCCGATCCCGGCGCAGGCGCCGAAGATCAAGCCCTCATCGACCGAGGCGAGCGCCGACGAGGACGTCGTCACCGCCCTCAAGGGCCTTCCGAAGACTCTCGCGGCGAACATGGACGAGTCGCTCACGGTCCCGACCGCGACGAGCGTCCGCACGGTGCCGGCGAAGCTCATGATCGACAACCGGATCGTGATCAACAACCACATGGCCCGCACGCGCGGTGGCAAGGTGAGCTTCACTCACCTCATCGGCTGGGCGCTCATCCAGGCGCTCAAGGACTTCCCGAGCCAGAACGTCTTCTACGCCGAGGTCGACGGCAAGCCCTCCGTGGTCGCGCCGGCCCACGTGAACCTCGGCATCGCGATCGACCTCCCGCGTCCCGACGGCTCGCGCGCACTCCTCGTGCCGAGCATCAAGCGCGCCGACACGCTCTCGTTCGGCGAGTACCTCGCCTCGTACGAAGACCTCGTGTCGCGCGCCCGCGCCAACAAGCTGACGCCCGCCGACTTCCAGGGCACGACGATCTCGCTGACCAACCCGGGCGGAATCGGCACCGTGCACTCGGTCCCCCGCCTCATGAAGGGCCAGGGGTCGATCATCGGCGTCGGGGCGCTCGAGTACCCGGCCGAGTTCCAGGGCGCCAGCGACAAGACGCTCAACGAGCTCGCGATCGGCAAGACGATCACGCTCACGAGCACGTACGACCACCGCGTCATCCAGGGCGCCGGCTCGGGCGAGTTCCTCAAGAAGGTGCACGAGCTGCTCATCGGCCAGCGCAGCTTCTACGAAGACATCTTCGCGGCGCTTCGCATCCCGTACGCCCCGATCCACTGGGCCAACGACATCAACGTCGACATCGCCGAGCGCGTCGACAAGACCGCACGCGTGCAGGAGCTCATCAACTCCTTCCGCGTGCGCGGCCACCTCATGGCCGACATCGACCCGCTCGAGTACGTCCAGCGCACGCACCCCGACCTCGAGATCGAGAGCCACGGGCTCACGTTCTGGGACCTCGACCGCCAGTTCGTGACCGGCGGCTTCGGTGGCAAGCGCCTCATGAAGCTGCGCGACATCCTCGGCGTGCTGCGCGACTCGTACTGCCGCACGATCGGCATCGAGTACATGCACATCCAGGACCCGGGGCAGCGCGCGTGGTTCCAGCGCAACGTCGAGGTCAAGTACCAGAAGCCCGGTCACGACGAGCAGCTGCGCATCCTCTCGAAGCTGAACGAGGCCGAGGCCTTCGAGACGTTCCTGCAGACGAAGTACGTCGGTCAGAAGCGCTTCTCGCTCGAGGGCGGCGAGTCGCTCATCCCGCTGCTCGACCAGGTGCTCCAGGGCGCAGCCGAGGCGGGACTCGACGGCGCCGCGATCGGCATGGCGCACCGCGGCCGACTGAACGTGCTCACCAACATCGCCGGCAAGACGTACGGCCAGGTGTTCCGCGAGTTCGAGGGCTCCGTCGCGATCGGCTCGAAGAGCGGCTCGGGCGACGTCAAGTACCACCTCGGCACCGAGGGCACGTTCGTGGCGGACTCGGGCTCCGAGCTGCCCGTGTACCTCGCGGCCAACCCCTCGCACCTCGAGACGGTGGACGGCGTGCTCGAGGGCATCGTGCGCGCCAAGCAGGACCGCAAGCCCATCGGGACGTTCTCCTGGCTGCCGATCCTCATCCACGGCGACGCGGCCTTCGCCGGCCAGGGCGTCGTCGTCGAGACGCTCCAGATGTCACAGCTGCGCGGCTACCGCACGGGCGGCACGGTTCACATCGTCGTCAACAACCAGGTCGGCTTCACCACGACGCCGCAGGACGGCCGCTCGTCGGTGTACGCGACCGATGTCGCCAAGACGATCCAGGCGCCGATCTTCCACGTGAACGGCGACGACCCCGAGGCCGTCGTCCGTGTGGCGCAGCTCGCGGTCCAGTACCGCGAGGAGTTCCACCGCGACGTCATCGTCGACCTCGTCTGCTACCGCCGCCGCGGTCACAACGAAGGCGACGACCCGTCGATGACGCAGCCGCACATGACGAACCTCATCGAGGCGAAGCGCTCGGTGCGTCGCCTGTACACCGAGGCCCTCGTCGGTCGCGGCGACATCACCGAGGAGGAGTACGAGCAGGCCAAGCGCGACTTCCAGAACCGCCTCGAGATCGCGTTCGCCGAGACCCACGCCGCCGAGACCGGCTCCTCGCCCATCGTCGAGGAGGAGGCGGTCGTCCCGACCGTGATCGGGGAGCCCGACACGACCGGCGTGTCCCGCAGCGTGATCGAGCTCGTCGGCGACGCGTTCGTGAACAAGCCCGAGGGCTTCACGGTGCATCCGAAGCTCCAGCAGCTTTCCGACAAGCGGTTCGATATGAGCCGCAACGGTGCGATCGACTGGGCGTTCGCCGAGTTGCTCGCATTCGGCTCGCTCCTGCTCGAGGGCACGAACGTGCGCCTGGCAGGCCAGGACTCGCGCCGCGGCACGTTCGTCCAGCGCCACGCTGTGCTGCACGACCGTGCGAACAGTCAGGAGTGGCTGCCGCTGTCGAACCTGAGCGAGAACCAGGGCCGCTTCTGGGTCTACGACTCCCTGCTGAGCGAGTACGCGGCGATGGCGTTCGAGTACGGGTACTCGGTCGAGCGCCCCGACGCGCTCGTGCTGTGGGAGGCGCAGTTCGGCGACTTCGCGAACGGCGCCCAGTCGGTCATCGACGAGTACATCTCGGCGGCCGAGCAGAAATGGGGCCAGCAGTCGAGCCTCGTGCTGCTGCTGCCGCACGGCTACGAGGGCCAGGGTCCCGACCACTCGTCGGCCCGCATCGAGCGCTACCTGCAGCTCTGCGCGCAGGACAACATGACTGTCGCGCGTCCGTCGACCCCGGCGTCGTACTTCCACCTCCTGCGCCGCCAGGCCTACGCGCGCCCGCGGCGTCCGCTCATCGTGTTCACGCCCAAGGCGATGCTGCGCCTGCGCGGCGCGACGAGCGCCGTCGAGGGCTTCACGCACGGGCGCTTCGAGCCGGTGCTCGACGACGACCGCGGTGTCGACAAGTCCGCCGTGCGCCGCGTGCTGCTGCACTCGGGCAAGATCCACTGGGATCTGGTCGCCGAGCTCGACAAGAACCCCGACCCGACGATCGCCCTCGTGCGGATAGAGCAGTTCTACCCGAAGCCGATCGACGAGCTGAACATGGTGCTCGACAAGTACCCGAACGCCGAACTCGTGTGGGTGCAGGACGAGCCCGAGAACCAGGGCGCCTGGCCGTTCATCGCGCTCGAGATCGTGAAGCACCTGAACGGTCGCACGATCCGGCGCGTGTCGCGTCCGGCCGCGGCTTCGACCGCCACCGGCTCGCCGAAGGTGCACGCCGTCGAGCAGGCCGAGGTGATCGCGAAGGCACTCGCCCGCTGA